Proteins encoded together in one Deinococcus irradiatisoli window:
- the aroB gene encoding 3-dehydroquinate synthase, with protein sequence MPATEARRIEVGGASPYTVEVGRGLLSTLSVPHKQVALLHPDDLPPSLVAQVQAALSPTLTLSLPPRDDCKTLEVFSAVLSRVAGANLTRDSAVVGLGGGALTDLAGFVAASYLRGVAYYAVPTTLLGMVDAAVGGKTGVNLPEGKNLAGAFWPPKQVWADVDTLASLPDATFREGAAEIFKHGLIADPSLLPRVLAPDFGPRSPELPLVIADAVAVKAGVVTRDLTEQGERAYLNFGHTLAHAIEAVTNHAVSHGDAVGYGMHYAALLSREMGGADLTAHTRAFLAYQRPSTLPFLTFEQLWPYMARDKKADAEGVRFVLLQGLAQPHLTRVPEEVLRRAFAEWQRQLTPAAHH encoded by the coding sequence GTGCCTGCGACTGAGGCGCGCCGCATCGAGGTGGGCGGCGCCTCGCCCTACACGGTCGAGGTCGGACGTGGCCTGCTCTCCACGCTAAGCGTGCCGCACAAGCAGGTGGCCTTGCTACACCCCGACGACCTGCCGCCCAGCCTGGTGGCCCAGGTGCAGGCCGCCCTCTCCCCCACCCTGACGCTCTCGCTGCCGCCGCGCGACGACTGCAAGACCCTGGAAGTGTTCTCGGCCGTGCTCTCGCGGGTGGCCGGGGCCAACCTGACCCGCGACAGCGCCGTGGTGGGCCTGGGCGGCGGCGCCCTGACCGATCTGGCGGGCTTCGTGGCGGCCAGTTACCTGCGCGGGGTCGCTTATTACGCCGTGCCCACCACCCTGCTGGGCATGGTGGACGCGGCGGTGGGCGGCAAAACCGGGGTGAACCTGCCGGAAGGCAAGAACCTGGCGGGGGCGTTCTGGCCGCCGAAACAGGTCTGGGCCGACGTGGACACGCTCGCCAGCCTGCCGGATGCCACCTTCCGCGAGGGCGCGGCGGAAATCTTCAAGCACGGCCTGATCGCCGACCCGAGCTTGTTGCCCCGGGTGCTGGCGCCAGACTTCGGGCCACGCAGCCCGGAGCTGCCACTTGTCATCGCCGACGCGGTGGCGGTCAAGGCCGGGGTGGTGACCCGCGACCTCACCGAGCAGGGCGAGCGAGCCTACCTCAATTTCGGCCACACCCTGGCGCACGCCATCGAAGCGGTGACGAACCACGCGGTGTCTCACGGCGACGCGGTGGGCTACGGCATGCACTACGCCGCGCTGCTGTCGCGCGAGATGGGCGGGGCCGATCTGACGGCGCACACGAGGGCCTTCCTGGCGTACCAGCGGCCCTCCACCTTGCCTTTCCTGACGTTCGAGCAGCTCTGGCCGTACATGGCCCGCGACAAGAAAGCCGACGCCGAGGGGGTGCGCTTCGTGCTGCTGCAGGGGCTGGCCCAGCCCCACCTGACGCGGGTGCCGGAAGAAGTGCTCCGCCGCGCTTTTGCCGAGTGGCAGCGTCAGCTCACGCCCGCCGCACACCACTAA
- the aroQ gene encoding type II 3-dehydroquinate dehydratase: MLLILNGPNLNRLGKREPGVYGTLTLEELERQCELWGSELGTTVTCRQSNFEGQLLEWIQDAEEHGFTGIVINPGALTHYSYALRDAIAGQNVPVVEVHLSNVDAREAFRHHSVTAAVCKGKISGLGFAGYRFAMDYLVEEVGG, translated from the coding sequence ATGCTCCTGATCCTGAACGGTCCCAACCTCAACCGCCTGGGCAAACGCGAGCCGGGCGTCTACGGCACACTCACGCTCGAAGAACTCGAGCGGCAATGCGAACTGTGGGGCAGCGAACTGGGCACCACCGTGACCTGCCGCCAGAGCAACTTCGAGGGCCAGTTGCTCGAATGGATTCAGGACGCCGAGGAGCACGGCTTTACCGGCATCGTGATCAACCCCGGCGCCCTGACGCACTACAGCTACGCCCTGCGCGACGCCATCGCCGGCCAGAACGTGCCGGTGGTGGAAGTGCACCTGAGCAACGTGGACGCCCGCGAGGCGTTCCGGCACCACTCGGTCACGGCGGCGGTGTGCAAAGGCAAGATCAGCGGCCTGGGCTTCGCCGGCTACCGCTTCGCTATGGACTACCTTGTGGAAGAAGTCGGCGGCTGA